ATTCTGCTAgctgtaataaagaaatcaataggccgggcgtggtggctcacgcctgtaatcccagcactttggggggcagaggtgggcggatcacgaggtcaggagatcgagactatcctggctaacacggtgaaaccccatctctactaaaaatacaaaaaaaaaaaaaattagctgggtatggtggtgggcacctgtagtcccagctactcgggaggctgaggcaggagaatggtgtgaaccctggaggcggagcttgcagtgagccgatatcacaccactgcactccagcctgggtgacagagcaagactccgcctcaaaaaaaaaaaaaaaaaagaaatcaatatactctgttcttagctcccacatttTAGCTTAGATATTTGCCTTGGCATACCTGAAccggtccaagcaagcattaggtcatagcctattcctcttccttatttggagGTGTTTTTGCCTCTCTCAGCATTCCAGGAGTTACTTGCTCTCTTCCTTTGTtcccctctgcctttgcctcttttgggAAGTTCTAAGTAGCTAGCCAATCGGGTTAagtacagaatgtgaggtcctgttccagccaatggaaactggacacagcagtagggtggatgcgtcaggttataaatgaccccgTCTCTTTTGTTCGTGTGTGCTCTTGTGGCAAGACTGCTAGCAAgcagcaccctttctgcagagaGTAAACTAGCCTTGCTGAGAGATCCTTTGTCTCAGTGTTGATTTTGGTGACACCGAGCACCCATTCctaacacaggaggcggaggttgcagtgaatcaagatgttgccactgcactttagcgtgggtgacacagcaagactccatcttaaaaaaaaaaaaaatcactggggaggccgggcatagtggctcatgcctgtaaccccagcactttgggaggccaaggcggaaggatctcttgaacccagaagttcaagaccaacctgggcaacgtagcaagagcccatctttacaaacaatcaaaaaattagccaggcatggtgacacacacctgtagtctcagctacttgggagggtgagatgggaggattgcttaagcctgagagatggaggctgcagtgtgctgtgatcatgccactgcactctagcctgggcaacagagtgagaccctgtctcaaaaaaatcagtcaatcaattggccaggcgcagtggccagcactttgggaggccaaagcaggaggatcacttgaggtcaggagttctagaccagcctggccaacatggcgaaaacctgtctctactaaaaatacaaaaattagccgggcgtggtggcatacgcctgtaatcccaactacttgggaggctgtggtgggagaatcgctggaacctgggaggcagaggttgcagtgagtcgagattacaccactgcactctagtctggacaacagagcgagactccatcttaaaaaaaaaatcaatcattgaGGAAAAACCCAACCAACAAAAGATTTGTGTGGCTTCTTCAGTAATTTCAGCAATACTATGAAACAATACCTCTGCATTCCTGTTCTTCATTCTCTCCGCCAATTCCTTTTCAAGAGTATCAATGATTTGTTGGTTATTACTATTCTGTCTACTGATATCCTGTAAGAACTGGGCCTTATCCCTCGCTTCCATGGGACTAGTGAGTAGTTTTTCAAACAGGAAACCACGGAGCTCTATCAGGCTGTCAATAAAATTCTGGGCTTCTGCACTTCTACCCTGTGTCTGCATCTGCAGGAGCCTAGCAGCCTGGGGGTTGCTGAGCAAGAGTCTCAGGACGTTCTTGGTGGAGTCTTTGATCTGCTGCGTAAGTGGTGAGAGGCTGGATTTCTGCAGCTCTATGGAAAGGAGGCGGTCTCTGAGCCacccttcctcctcagcctctttcTGCTCCTGCAattgcctttctttctctttcaggcACCTGACGTTTTCAAGGAGGACCTGGCAGAGATCCTGATGCTCTCTCACTGCCCTCATGACGTCCTCCCCCAGCATCCCCTCCATATCCTCTCTGTTGGATGCCACATATGACAGCAAGGTCACCAGCTCCACCTTGTAGATCGCCTCATCCAGGATGGACATGATCCTTTTGGCCTCAATGGTGGTGAGTTTGGTCCTAGAGAGAACCAAGGGTTTTAGTGGATCAGCTGGCCTTTTAGATGGGTCTGTCTTTGGCCCTATTCTGTTGATGGCAGGGGCCTGATACAAAGGGGCCATGGCGAGAATGTCTAAAGCCATCTTGTGAGCAGCCCTCTGTGCCTCTGTAGGTCCGCAGAGATGGAGACTTCGGTAGACTACTTGGGTCTCGTGCTTTTATTGTCTCTGGCCATCCTGCAAAATGAAGAAGTAGGTGTGAGTGCAGCTGTGCTGACATCTGTGTGGTTAGTGTGGCTGCAGAAACCACAACTGTTGACATCAAGAGTTCATCTTAGGTCCTCTGTCGCTTTTACACAGAACCTTTCACTGGAAGCAGTTTTCAGCTTTGTGAGGGTGTTAGGGCCACAAGG
The sequence above is a segment of the Pan paniscus chromosome 10, NHGRI_mPanPan1-v2.0_pri, whole genome shotgun sequence genome. Coding sequences within it:
- the IQCD gene encoding dynein regulatory complex protein 10 isoform X1; the encoded protein is MALDILAMAPLYQAPAINRIGPKTDPSKRPADPLKPLVLSRTKLTTIEAKRIMSILDEAIYKVELVTLLSYVASNREDMEGMLGEDVMRAVREHQDLCQVLLENVRCLKEKERQLQEQKEAEEEGWLRDRLLSIELQKSSLSPLTQQIKDSTKNVLRLLLSNPQAARLLQMQTQGRSAEAQNFIDSLIELRGFLFEKLLTSPMEARDKAQFLQDISRQNSNNQQIIDTLEKELAERMKNRNAEVEKENFVIQELKNHLHQVLKFSENSLVRTKQEAEKQQKADFRASQARVAKIQQEILQLQSQFYNLVMENREAEQALRKKKYKVETEIENWIQKYDTEMGEKQEELEDLDAVHREEKISLEELRRRHKVLVGEFAQIREEREINSKKRMEAEQEMVRMVRAATLIQALWKGYLVRSLLRSKKKRGKGKAKDKEKGKQKGKEKGKGKK
- the IQCD gene encoding dynein regulatory complex protein 10 isoform X3, which translates into the protein MALDILAMAPLYQAPAINRIGPKTDPSKRPADPLKPLVLSRTKLTTIEAKRIMSILDEAIYKVELVTLLSYVASNREDMEGMLGEDVMRAVREHQDLCQVLLENVRCLKEKERQLQEQKEAEEEGWLRDRLLSIELQKSSLSPLTQQIKDSTKNVLRLLLSNPQAARLLQMQTQGRSAEAQNFIDSLIELRGFLFEKLLTSPMEARDKAQFLQDISRQNSNNQQIIDTLEKELAERMKNRNAEEELEDLDAVHREEKISLEELRRRHKVLVGEFAQIREEREINSKKRMEAEQEMVRMVRAATLIQALWKGYLVRSLLRSKKKRGKGKAKDKEKGKQKGKEKGKGKK
- the IQCD gene encoding dynein regulatory complex protein 10 isoform X2, coding for MALDILAMAPLYQAPAINRIGPKTDPSKRPADPLKPLVLSRTKLTTIEAKRIMSILDEAIYKVELVTLLSYVASNREDMEGMLGEDVMRAVREHQDLCQVLLENVRCLKEKERQLQEQKEAEEEGWLRDRLLSIELQKSSLSPLTQQIKDSTKNVLRLLLSNPQAARLLQMQTQGRSAEAQNFIDSLIELRGFLFEKLLTSPMEARDKAQFLQDISRQNSNNQQIIDTLEKELAERMKNRNAEKKYKVETEIENWIQKYDTEMGEKQEELEDLDAVHREEKISLEELRRRHKVLVGEFAQIREEREINSKKRMEAEQEMVRMVRAATLIQALWKGYLVRSLLRSKKKRGKGKAKDKEKGKQKGKEKGKGKK